One window of the Hylaeus volcanicus isolate JK05 unplaced genomic scaffold, UHH_iyHylVolc1.0_haploid 12277___fragment_4___debris, whole genome shotgun sequence genome contains the following:
- the LOC128882205 gene encoding high mobility group protein 20A, translating into MSESAPIIDVPESNGGPEQPTFNGETEDHTNKSPGSIEDKAPDSVCDNGVKKNNATSGVGSNTTGTTNRSKKRKKAPRDATAPKQPLTGYFRFLNDRREKVRGENPTLTFAEITKLLASEWSTLPADQKQQYLDAAEQDKERYNREFSDYKQTEAYRLFNEKQSLEKQQETKKERNGTDVNSEQNDIQQEKDNDFTGFDIPIFTEEFLDHNKACEAELRQLRKATSDYEAQNAVLQRHVDSLYAAVNRLESETNQQRTTNQALQRHLDSLRSQLAGCFATVSLPGTHDGATLQNIDNYVERLESLLNGSAEQSLRNAVRSAVSRLELIG; encoded by the exons ATGAGTGAAAGTGCACCAATCATCGATGTGCCTGAAAGCAATGGTGGGCCAGAACAACCAACTTTTAATGGAGAAACCGAAGATCATACca ATAAATCACCTGGTAGTATAGAGGATAAAGCACCAGATTCTGTGTGTGACAAcggagttaaaaaaaataatgcaacttCTGGGGTTGGAAGTAATACTACTGGTACAACTAACAGATCCAAGAAGCGCAAAAAAGCTCCAAGGGATGCTACTGCTCCAAAGCAACCACTTACAGGTTATTTTAG GTTTTTAAACGACCGACGAGAAAAAGTCAGGGGTGAAAATCCAACGCTGACATTTGCTGAAATCACAAAATTACTCGCATCGGAGTGGAGTACATTGCCCGCTGATCAGAAACAGCAATATTTAGATGCAGCGGAACAAGACAAAGAACGTTATAATCGTGAATTTAGCGATTATAAACAAACGGAAGCATACcgtttatttaatgaaaaacagtCCTTGGAGAAGCAGCAGGAGActaaaaaggaaagaaatggAACTGACGTAAATTCTGAGCAAAAT gaTATCCAACAAGAAAAAGATAATGATTTTACAGGCTTTGATATTCCTATTTTTACAGAAGAATTCTTGGATCATAATAAAG CATGTGAAGCGGAACTAAGGCAACTGAGAAAAGCTACATCAGACTACGAGGCACAAAACGCTGTTCTTCAACGACACGTAGATAGCTTGTACGCAGCTGTAAATCGTCTGGAGTCTGAAACAAATCAACAACGCACGACAAATCAAGCTCTGCAACGTCATTTAGATTCCCTTCGTTCACAATTAGCTGGTTGTTTTGCCACAGTGTCTCTCCCAG gcACACATGATGGCGCAACGTtacaaaatatcgataattacGTGGAGAGGCTTGAATCGTTACTAAACGGCAGTGCTGAGCAATCTTTACGAAATGCTGTGCGTAGCGCGGTATCTCGCCTTGAATTAATTGGATGA
- the LOC128882206 gene encoding uncharacterized protein LOC128882206, with product MEVTDNSIILQNNSSITVADSVWKFINSPIIAIFSDLKNATAEQMLRSLLESILKGSATLITVLVPPYSNGIQNETLQSQYAAFTTWLFGTMFYIIGDPLSNDILINSIEIQACMLRILSRHHVTMFETISIEYMNILQEISEFYKMKEDQDEIVLTKFKTERNIIENLDLQAFPVTIKYSDIPLVQVSILKIVTKTGVSVWNEKAISGTILKTITVSVPNVKFMALSLSVKLMESSLINKQELEHLILYAIEIVKIISTWVDSNEVSANELHSFVDMLTQFIRTSPVCPNSIELCFQVIDLIVYELTRYNNNPESITILKEVVCNKIKQYFIKEPRICSLSEAKKFISYFEHCPDFIMIFIQYIFTDIKHTASTNNLIGDVCESWNLLRNELITVTRERKFERTMHILRTSHILQSWLKELKLQFNLYTTDLDDVLKILLETINSGQYQQKKNIFECFIYMMAHDESNKDLIQKLLILPFTQHIEIPQGIINNHVKEAARSLDIATMLKCLEVLCEFGNGMERLKLLNTCILNSKTELAVGALLSSVLLLKNNQIKLVDMSKYILQTALNSKEEKVHEVLVIVLGKISCYLSGHADFIRELNNTKWTIHCKCCTDSCASNSNVYHVSEEYDYLLSQCFSLLSSKCVSVRLRISENILSFSNHIKSFNDNEIAKIWCSYIEDENSVIRSNIAEAIKEILNNKINIVAKSLAYVENDVPTFLDEFVDLLINTIASALMKALKNSNHALHDTLLITARNCTSIPLYIMERPILNIFLISILYSTSSPAAVAYATTAYHDFAKFLNVSPKALYVRYKKDFIKLIMQCAVQNFINCSYNMATSIHRVAKCIGYEGSRQLLRKDGHYAICFLLSFIVNMPNAKALLSDIAELISMDEKQMLKEYFPYICSYAFLNMPLAAAIECLRLVSKLAHTNLSLLTRQSFMDIFEELMLYFHESPEKIVGLLKIISDYDTTTEKNFITRKGIKSYLNLRLHGILVNFDIKLGSKSDEHTQQSALASLAALMRYMGAEYLTPLRYKILATLRTSLGFKRPGFGLLVCDAWNAFIHNIAIAELGPLLPTICVSLITLLKIYPEKVIAMLKFLIIECNEENSNHIAELFFIDDIDVPGDISNIIKARILQARPKGFEANLKLWLKRVTHETDEVRIRALIYLQKFLAEHRSQLNEMILSETDIHPLIVDLLDTLLIGCHHTDECIRLLYGECLGELGAIEPSLLPRRIIAR from the exons ATGGAAGTAACTGATAATTCCATTATTCTCCAAAATAATAGCAG CATAACAGTGGCAGATTCAGTgtggaaatttattaacagCCCTATAATTGCAATCTTCTCtgacttaaaaaatgcaaCCGCAGAACAAATGCTTCGTTCCCTTTTGGAATCGATACTTAAAGGTTCAGCAACTTTAATTACAGTTTTAGTTCCACCATATAGTAATGGAATTCAAAACGAAACGTTACAAAGTCAATATGCtg CTTTTACTACTTGGTTATTTGGtacaatgttttatataattggAGACCCTCTaagcaatgatattttaattaacagtaTAGAAATACAAGCCTGTATGCTTAGAATATTATCCAGACATCATGTCACAATGTTTGAAACTATTAGCATTGAGTACATGAATATTCTTCAAG AAATATCAGAATTctacaaaatgaaagaagatcaagatgaaattgtattaactaaatttaaaacagaaagaaatatcATAGAAAATTTAGATCTGCAAGCATTTCCTGTTACAATCAAGTATTCAGATATACCGCTAGTACAAGTatcaatattaaaa atTGTAACAAAGACAGGAGTCTCGGTCTGGAATGAGAAAGCAATTTCAGGCACtatattgaaaacaattactGTATCTGTTCCAAATGTAAAGTTTATGGCATTAAGTCTTAGCGTAAAATTAATGGAATCTtccttaattaataaacag gaacttgaacatttaattctttatgCCATTGagattgttaaaataatttctacatgGGTAGATTCGAATGAAGTATCAGCAAATGAGTTACATTCATTTGTAGATATGCTTACtcaatttattcgaacatCGCCAGTATGTCCAAATTCTATTGAATTATGCTTTCAAGTCATTGACCTTATTGTTTATGAATTAACAC gTTACAATAATAATCCTGAGAGCATAACGATACTGAAAGAAGTAgtatgtaacaaaattaaacagtatTTTATAAAGGAACCAAGAATCTGTAGTTTATCCGAAGCGAAAAAGTTTATCTCATATTTTGAACATTGTCCA gactttattatgatttttattcaatatattttcaccGATATTAAGCATACTGCtagtacaaataatttaattggtGATGTCTGTGAATCATGGAATTTATTGAGAAACGAATTAATAACTGTGACACGAGAAAGAAAGTTTGAAAGAACTATGCATATTTTGCGAACTTCGCATATTTTACAGTCTTGGTTGAAGGAATTAAAGttgcaatttaatttgtacacgACTGATTTAGATGATGTTTTAAAGATACTTTTGGAAACCATAAATTCTGGACAATACcagcaaaagaaaaatatttttgaatgtttcatttatatgATGGCGCACGATGAATCAAATAaagatttaattcaaaaacttttaattttaccatTTACTCAGCATATTGAAATTCCTcaaggaataataaataatcatgtgAAAGAAGCTGCTAGATCTCTTGATATTGCAACAATGTTAAAGTGCCTTGAAGTTCTTTGCGAATTTGGTAATGGAATGGAGCGacttaaattgttaaatacttgcatattaaattctaaaactgAATTAGCTGTGGGAGCACTACT gAGTAGCGTTCTACTTCTGAAGaacaatcaaataaaattggtcGATATgtcaaaatatattcttcaaactgcattaaattcaaaagaagaaaaagttcaTGAAGTGCTAGTGATTGTGTTGGGAAAAATCAGTTGTTATTTGTCAGGACATGCAGACTTTATAag agaattaaataatacaaagtgGACGATACACTGCAAATGTTGTACAGACAGTTGTGCAAGTAATTCTAATGTATATCATGTCTCTGAAGAATACGATTACCTCCTCAGCCAATGTTTTAGTTTGTTATCTTCAAAATGCGTATCAGTGCGTTTAcgtatttctgaaaatattctctCTTTTTCGAATCACATAAAATCGTTTAATGACAATGAAATAGCAAAAATATGGTGTTCGTACATAGAAGATGAAAATTCTGTGATTCGTTCTAATATTGCTGAagcaataaaagaaatattaaacaataaaataaatattgtggCAAAATCTCTGGCATACGTAGAAAATGATGTACCTACCTTTTTAGATGAATTTGTagatttactaattaatactATAGCAAGTGCTCTTATGAAAGCtctaaaaaattccaatcaTGCTTTACACGATACTTTGCTTATTACAGCTAGAAACTGTACAAG tattCCATTATACATAATGGAGAGaccaattttgaatatatttctcatttctatattatattcaaCATCATCTCCAGCAGCAGTAGCGTACGCTACAACCGCGTATCACGACTTTGCTAAATTCTTAAATGTTTCTCCTAAAGCATTATACGTTCGGTATAAGAAAGACTTTATtaag cTCATAATGCAGTGTGCAGtccaaaattttataaattgttcctACAACATGGCCACATCGATACACCGTGTTGCAAAGTGTATTGGATACGAGGGTTCGCGTCAATTGTTGCGTAAAGATGGCCATTATGCAATCTGTTTCTTGCTTTCCTTCATTGTTAATATGCCGAATGCAAAAGCTCTTTTGAGTGATATAGCTGAATTGATCAGTATGGATGAGAAACAAAtgttgaaagaatattttcct TATATTTGCAGTTACGCATTTCTAAACATGCCTCTAGCAGCTGCTATAGAATGTTTACGATTAGTCTCCAAACTTGCTCACACGAATTTATCGCTTCTGACAAGACAATCATTTATG GATATTTTTGAAGAGCTGATGTTATATTTTCACGAATCTCCGGAAAAGATAGTTgggttattaaaaattatatccgACTACGATACTActacagaaaaaaattttattacaagaaaAGGAATT aaatctTATTTGAATTTACGATTGCACGGTATATTAGTTAACTTTGATATAAAACTTGGATCTAAATCGGATGAACATACACAGCAATCTGCGCTTGCTTCGTTAGCTGCATTAATGCGATATATGGGAGCAGAGTATTTAACACCGTTAAGGTATAAAATTCTAGCAACGTTACGAACGTCGCTTGGGTTTAAAAGGCCAGGATTTGGACTTCTCGTATGCGATGCATGGAATGCATTTATTCATAA cATAGCTATCGCAGAACTTGGGCCTTTATTGCCTACTATATGCGTATCATTgataacattattaaaaatatatccagAAAAAGTGATTGCAATGTTAAAGTTCCTTATCATCGAGTGCAATGAAGAAAATTCTAATCACATTGcagaattgttttttatagaCGACATAGACGTTCCTGGTga